One window of Legionella pneumophila subsp. pneumophila str. Philadelphia 1 genomic DNA carries:
- a CDS encoding DJ-1/PfpI family protein — MKNALKREDAANKKLGVLIYENVQPMDVIGPWEVFATWKTILDASIDMFLVAESSNEVCCANQISLKPHCEFNNSPQFDYLLVPGGAGRREQVNNPRLISFLKKQAQNTDYLLSVCTGAFLLHAAGLLTHHEATTYWRAMPELKSFEDVQLVEKRIVKSGKVWTTGGISSGIDLAFEFISTIAGNDVAGKIQLLFEYFPECKLYSQPAMVSELPSYYATKKDEAVLEMNLPDYIKEYFKKS, encoded by the coding sequence ATGAAAAACGCGCTGAAAAGGGAAGATGCGGCGAATAAAAAATTGGGAGTTTTGATTTATGAAAACGTCCAGCCTATGGATGTTATTGGGCCGTGGGAAGTGTTTGCAACCTGGAAAACTATTCTTGATGCCTCTATTGATATGTTTCTGGTGGCAGAAAGCAGCAATGAAGTTTGTTGCGCAAATCAAATTAGCCTGAAACCTCATTGCGAATTTAACAATTCTCCACAATTTGATTATTTACTGGTTCCAGGTGGGGCTGGTAGAAGAGAGCAAGTAAATAATCCACGTTTGATTTCTTTTTTGAAAAAGCAGGCTCAAAACACTGACTATTTGCTTTCTGTTTGTACTGGAGCATTTTTATTGCATGCGGCAGGCCTATTGACTCATCATGAAGCAACAACTTATTGGCGCGCTATGCCTGAATTAAAGTCTTTTGAGGATGTCCAATTGGTTGAAAAGCGTATCGTTAAGTCAGGTAAAGTTTGGACTACTGGTGGAATTTCCAGTGGCATTGATCTGGCATTTGAATTTATTTCAACCATTGCTGGCAATGATGTTGCGGGAAAAATACAGTTGCTTTTTGAATACTTCCCTGAGTGCAAGCTGTATTCCCAGCCTGCTATGGTGAGTGAGTTGCCTTCTTACTATGCAACTAAAAAGGATGAGGCAGTGTTGGAAATGAATTTGCCTGATTACATTAAAGAGTATTTCAAGAAAAGTTAA
- a CDS encoding class I SAM-dependent rRNA methyltransferase yields MKAKVILVSGKQNTVLRGHPWIFPKAIAQYSGKLITGELVEIIGSEGESLGFGAYNEHSLYRVRVLALSNEQINSFDYKSLITHRIKQASLVRRCLDLPNEQTNAYRLFNSEADGLSGLTIDCFNDYCVIASSAYWVELNKSIIVHVLQELLPHNHIIWLPQNKPLSQDGWKEIHTEKSQGSTQVLEEGVLYHVEFAQTQKTGLFLDQRENHKRIAKLSRGKRVLDLYTFTGGFALHAAKAGALHVTAVDSSVQAIEQAKNNAVLNHLNTIEFIKADAREYLKMAGEYDVVILDPPKLVPSQKHLQQAKNYYRFLHREAFKYMKPGSLLMTCNCSSALSSQDFCSLVSAQAVAMGKQARILGVYGPASCHPTLAAFPEGNYLTAILLALV; encoded by the coding sequence ATGAAAGCGAAAGTTATTTTAGTTAGTGGAAAGCAAAACACTGTATTAAGAGGTCATCCCTGGATTTTCCCCAAAGCCATAGCTCAATATTCTGGCAAGCTAATTACAGGTGAATTGGTTGAGATAATTGGCTCTGAAGGTGAGAGTTTAGGATTCGGAGCCTATAATGAGCACTCTTTATATAGAGTAAGGGTTCTTGCTCTCTCCAATGAACAGATAAATAGTTTCGATTACAAGTCTTTAATTACTCATAGAATCAAGCAAGCCAGTCTGGTGAGACGATGTCTTGATTTACCAAATGAACAGACTAATGCTTATCGATTGTTCAACAGTGAAGCGGATGGACTCTCTGGTTTAACGATTGATTGCTTTAATGACTATTGTGTTATAGCAAGTTCTGCCTATTGGGTAGAATTGAATAAATCGATTATTGTTCATGTATTACAAGAGTTACTCCCGCATAATCATATCATTTGGCTTCCTCAAAACAAGCCATTATCTCAAGATGGCTGGAAAGAAATTCATACAGAGAAAAGTCAGGGTAGCACTCAGGTTTTGGAAGAAGGTGTTCTGTATCATGTTGAATTTGCGCAAACCCAAAAAACTGGATTGTTTCTTGACCAAAGAGAAAATCACAAAAGGATAGCAAAACTATCCAGGGGAAAAAGAGTCCTGGATCTTTATACTTTTACGGGAGGGTTTGCTTTGCACGCAGCTAAAGCGGGAGCTCTTCATGTTACGGCTGTAGATAGCTCGGTGCAGGCAATAGAGCAGGCTAAAAATAATGCTGTTTTAAATCACTTAAATACCATTGAATTTATTAAGGCAGATGCCAGAGAATATCTGAAAATGGCTGGCGAATATGATGTGGTCATTCTTGACCCGCCAAAACTGGTTCCTTCACAAAAACATTTACAGCAAGCTAAAAATTATTACCGATTTTTACATAGAGAAGCATTTAAATATATGAAACCAGGATCTTTATTGATGACTTGCAACTGTTCTTCAGCGCTGTCATCCCAGGATTTTTGTTCCCTGGTAAGCGCTCAGGCTGTTGCGATGGGAAAGCAGGCGCGTATTTTAGGCGTATACGGACCAGCAAGCTGCCATCCTACCTTGGCAGCTTTTCCAGAGGGAAATTATTTAACAGCTATTTTATTGGCATTGGTATAA
- the hisH gene encoding imidazole glycerol phosphate synthase subunit HisH, with protein MIAVIDVSGNNLTSLTNALIRLGGHFALTHDAEEIQKASHVILPGVGTARSGMTALQQNGLIDVLRTLTQPLLGICLGMQLLLEYSEEDDIPCLGLIPGVAELLKAERNHPVPHMGWNNLHWQKTSSLQQGLNNSDYVYFVHSYALKADNYALARCQYHEEFTAVVKKGNFYGMQFHPEKSANVGMVLLNNFLSLESTC; from the coding sequence ATGATTGCTGTGATTGATGTCAGTGGGAATAATTTAACTTCTCTGACAAATGCCTTGATTCGATTGGGAGGGCATTTTGCACTGACCCATGATGCTGAAGAAATACAAAAAGCAAGCCATGTCATTTTGCCAGGGGTTGGAACAGCACGTTCTGGTATGACAGCTTTGCAGCAAAATGGGCTAATAGACGTTTTAAGAACCTTAACCCAACCACTTCTTGGCATCTGTCTTGGAATGCAATTATTGCTTGAATACAGCGAAGAAGACGACATACCCTGCCTGGGTTTGATTCCTGGAGTTGCAGAGTTATTAAAAGCTGAAAGAAATCATCCTGTTCCTCATATGGGATGGAACAATCTTCATTGGCAAAAAACATCATCATTACAACAAGGATTAAATAATAGTGATTATGTTTATTTTGTTCATAGCTATGCTCTAAAAGCAGATAATTATGCATTAGCTCGATGTCAGTATCATGAAGAGTTCACTGCAGTTGTAAAAAAAGGTAATTTTTATGGTATGCAATTTCATCCAGAAAAATCAGCCAATGTTGGCATGGTATTACTAAATAACTTTTTATCTTTGGAGTCTACATGTTAG
- the hisA gene encoding 1-(5-phosphoribosyl)-5-[(5-phosphoribosylamino)methylideneamino]imidazole-4-carboxamide isomerase, producing the protein MLVIPAIDLQSGRCVRLKQGRFDQVTQFSVFPIERALHFAKLGAKRLHVVDLDGARSGKMQQLELICSMQKTGIPIQAGGGIRSIEQALECSNAGISQLVIGSLAITNPDLTIQIIEKIKPENIVLALDVRVDTKVPLLAINGWQNNSTSSLWEVVSYYENYGIKNILCTDIACDGMMNGPNFDLYQQAVEYFPQIAWQASGGVRHMQDITTLNSLGISAVILGLMLYQDHMNLEELLC; encoded by the coding sequence ATGTTAGTTATTCCAGCTATTGATTTGCAATCTGGACGATGTGTGCGCTTAAAACAAGGACGGTTTGATCAAGTAACGCAATTTAGCGTTTTTCCCATAGAAAGGGCTTTGCATTTTGCCAAACTAGGCGCCAAACGCCTTCACGTAGTCGATTTGGATGGTGCTCGCAGCGGAAAAATGCAACAGTTGGAGCTCATTTGTTCCATGCAAAAGACAGGAATACCAATTCAAGCCGGAGGTGGAATCAGGAGTATAGAACAAGCTTTGGAATGCAGCAACGCAGGAATTTCACAATTGGTCATTGGCAGCCTGGCTATTACAAATCCTGATTTGACAATACAAATCATTGAAAAGATTAAACCTGAAAATATTGTTCTTGCTCTGGACGTTCGTGTTGATACAAAAGTCCCCCTTCTTGCGATTAATGGCTGGCAAAATAATAGTACAAGCAGCCTTTGGGAAGTAGTGTCCTATTACGAAAACTATGGGATAAAGAACATACTTTGTACTGACATCGCATGCGATGGCATGATGAATGGTCCTAATTTCGATTTGTATCAACAAGCAGTTGAATATTTTCCTCAGATTGCCTGGCAAGCCTCAGGGGGAGTACGCCATATGCAGGATATTACAACGCTGAATTCATTAGGAATATCCGCCGTAATCCTTGGGCTAATGCTTTATCAAGATCATATGAATTTAGAGGAATTATTATGTTAA
- a CDS encoding potassium transporter Kup, translating into MKKNRFTYGLALGALGVVFGDIGTSPLYALKVTLSGIPINQFNILGVLSLIFWSLIIIVSFKYLMIIFRADNDGEGGILALLALMKHKSTKYQPLFYIVAIFGAGLLLGDGMLTPAISVVSAVEGLGTLSDKLYPYVLPIASVILVLLFSLQAKGTARIGYLFGPLILIWFITIAILGILQIVEHPVVLQAINPYHAIAFLVDEGLRGYFLLGGIFLVVTGGEALFADIGHFGKNPIRFSWFFIALPCLLLNYFGQGANLIVRPEEISNPFFMIAPPWFYLPLIIIATVATVIASQAVISATFSLTKQAVLLGLCPKIPIVQTSMLHSGQIYVPQINFILFIGTMAFCLAFKTSDNLAHAYGIAVNLEMLLVDAMVAYAAVSIWRWSTFNVIFLFGLFLLIDLAFLGANTHKFITGGWVPIVLAFFIAFIMYSWRYGLEYLRDNFYMNKEDISKILKQLQYKSLNQLPGVSAIFITDVYDKSGGSFLHFLKLNRSVPENVLIVNYIVDNIPYVHYSQRYEIVCLDEKVCKLVIHYGFMETINIPRSLEKACNKNILPFKFNVDTATFMVEIPNIMASKEKRSLSFYWQEKLFAFLMRNYSANLNIEFYKLPYNRTIAIGTYCIL; encoded by the coding sequence ATGAAAAAAAACAGGTTCACTTATGGCCTTGCCCTTGGAGCTCTTGGGGTTGTATTTGGTGATATAGGTACTAGCCCACTGTATGCTTTAAAAGTTACCTTATCAGGCATTCCTATCAATCAATTCAATATATTAGGCGTATTATCGCTCATTTTTTGGTCATTAATCATCATTGTTTCTTTTAAGTACTTGATGATTATTTTTAGGGCTGACAATGATGGGGAAGGAGGAATTTTGGCACTTCTTGCTTTAATGAAGCATAAGAGTACCAAATATCAACCTCTATTTTACATAGTCGCCATATTTGGAGCCGGTTTGTTATTAGGTGATGGTATGCTTACCCCGGCCATTTCCGTTGTCAGTGCGGTAGAAGGTCTTGGAACTCTTTCGGATAAGCTCTACCCTTACGTTCTCCCCATTGCTTCTGTGATCCTCGTTTTGCTTTTCTCTTTGCAAGCCAAAGGCACAGCAAGGATAGGCTATCTTTTTGGGCCACTTATACTTATTTGGTTTATAACCATAGCCATATTAGGAATATTGCAAATTGTAGAGCATCCAGTAGTTTTGCAAGCGATCAACCCCTACCATGCCATTGCATTTTTGGTTGACGAAGGCCTGAGAGGATATTTTTTACTGGGGGGTATTTTCCTTGTAGTAACAGGAGGTGAAGCCTTATTTGCAGACATAGGTCATTTTGGTAAAAATCCAATCCGATTCAGCTGGTTTTTTATAGCGCTTCCTTGCCTGCTATTAAATTATTTTGGCCAAGGCGCTAACCTGATAGTACGCCCCGAAGAAATAAGCAACCCATTTTTCATGATTGCGCCACCATGGTTTTATCTGCCTTTAATTATTATTGCAACTGTTGCTACAGTGATCGCATCTCAAGCAGTAATTTCAGCAACTTTTTCACTAACCAAACAAGCCGTGTTGTTAGGTTTATGCCCCAAAATTCCAATTGTCCAGACCTCCATGCTACATTCAGGACAAATCTATGTTCCACAAATCAATTTTATTCTATTTATTGGTACCATGGCATTTTGCCTGGCTTTCAAAACCTCGGATAACCTGGCTCATGCTTATGGAATTGCTGTAAACCTTGAAATGCTTTTAGTTGATGCCATGGTTGCTTATGCTGCTGTTTCAATATGGAGATGGTCAACATTCAATGTGATATTTCTCTTTGGTCTATTCCTTTTGATTGATTTAGCCTTTTTAGGAGCTAATACTCATAAATTCATTACAGGTGGCTGGGTTCCAATTGTTTTAGCTTTCTTTATAGCCTTCATTATGTACAGTTGGCGCTATGGGTTAGAGTATTTAAGAGATAATTTTTATATGAACAAAGAAGATATCTCTAAAATTTTAAAACAACTACAATATAAAAGTTTAAATCAACTGCCCGGTGTTTCGGCGATTTTTATTACTGATGTTTATGACAAAAGTGGTGGTAGCTTTCTCCATTTTCTTAAACTAAACCGCTCAGTACCGGAAAATGTCTTAATTGTAAATTATATTGTTGATAACATTCCTTATGTTCATTATAGCCAGCGCTATGAAATTGTTTGCCTTGATGAAAAAGTATGTAAACTAGTAATACATTATGGCTTTATGGAAACAATTAATATCCCAAGAAGTCTGGAAAAAGCTTGCAATAAAAATATACTTCCTTTTAAGTTCAATGTTGACACAGCAACATTTATGGTTGAAATACCCAATATTATGGCTTCGAAAGAAAAAAGATCACTAAGTTTTTATTGGCAAGAAAAACTGTTTGCTTTCTTGATGCGCAATTACTCAGCGAATTTAAATATTGAATTCTATAAATTACCTTACAATAGAACTATAGCAATAGGTACCTATTGTATTTTATGA
- a CDS encoding recombination-associated protein RdgC, whose protein sequence is MWFNNALMFQYKLDGGCDLNHSLTEEALKPCPPHARFTYGWVPAFEQEMVHEVAGSTLICLGKEERILPRGVINKMLKEKIQQIEAAQGRPVKRAEKAQMAEDLEFELLPKSFCVQKKLLAILDSVSQRLIINTSSNNQASQLTSFLRKSIPGIVIEPLNLTENLALRFAEWIHSPATLPDDFQLASDCLLFSLEDEKKRVHCKGYELPAEEILTLLAQGMGTAEISLIWKERIQFTLTQDFTFKKLKSLDYLIDDFNEIRQLEEEYQRQDAALTLLSGELRELSNGLMKIFVNHAEMKSAQIEKVAEDCTI, encoded by the coding sequence ATGTGGTTCAATAATGCACTGATGTTTCAATACAAACTAGACGGTGGATGTGATTTAAACCATTCTTTGACTGAAGAAGCGCTTAAGCCCTGCCCCCCCCATGCTCGCTTTACTTATGGCTGGGTTCCTGCGTTTGAGCAGGAAATGGTGCATGAAGTAGCTGGTAGCACGCTTATTTGCCTGGGTAAAGAAGAGCGAATTCTCCCTAGAGGAGTCATTAATAAAATGCTCAAAGAAAAAATTCAGCAAATAGAAGCAGCCCAGGGTCGACCGGTAAAACGCGCAGAAAAGGCTCAAATGGCTGAGGATCTTGAATTTGAACTATTGCCTAAATCCTTCTGTGTTCAAAAAAAACTTTTAGCGATTCTTGATAGTGTCAGTCAGAGATTAATTATTAATACTTCAAGCAACAATCAGGCGTCTCAGTTGACTTCTTTTTTGCGTAAATCAATCCCTGGTATTGTGATAGAACCATTAAACCTTACCGAAAATCTTGCCTTGCGATTCGCAGAATGGATCCATTCTCCAGCAACTCTACCTGATGACTTTCAATTAGCCTCCGATTGTTTACTCTTTTCTCTTGAAGATGAAAAAAAACGAGTCCATTGTAAAGGCTACGAATTACCTGCCGAAGAAATCCTGACTCTATTGGCTCAAGGTATGGGGACTGCAGAAATCTCATTAATTTGGAAAGAGCGGATTCAGTTCACCTTGACGCAGGATTTTACTTTTAAAAAACTGAAAAGCCTTGATTATCTGATCGACGATTTTAATGAGATCAGACAATTGGAAGAAGAGTATCAAAGACAAGATGCCGCGTTGACCTTATTAAGTGGGGAGTTAAGAGAACTTAGTAACGGATTAATGAAGATATTTGTTAATCATGCAGAAATGAAATCGGCTCAAATTGAAAAAGTTGCAGAAGATTGCACAATATAA
- a CDS encoding glycoside hydrolase family 3 protein, translated as MSLALKIKSIILSFFLVLVTTVACATQVSLRDKIGQMLILGFQGKVVDEKSPIAQAIEKNNIGGVILFDFNQQSQTFDKNIESPEQVNRLNNQLQTLTQKANRKYHRDNLPLLISVDYEGGNVNRLHPRYGFPEMPSAKDIGSMSLERADASAELMANTLKSTGFNLNFFPELDVNINPDNPIIGKKDRSFSSIPEIVTQYAQLYTEQFIKHQIHCSYKHFPGHGSSLSDSHLGFVDISDTWSEQELIPFLQLLSQPNHCDMVMIAHIVNRKLDMTGLPASLSYQIINGLLRRDLKFDGVVITDDMQMKAITNYYGLETAVTLSINAGADMLIFGNQLVEKFQDSTEIIDMIEQKVRSGEISEQRINEAYQRIVKMKRSFNY; from the coding sequence ATGAGTTTAGCATTGAAAATCAAGTCAATTATTTTATCTTTTTTTCTTGTTTTGGTGACTACGGTAGCTTGTGCCACACAAGTGAGTTTGAGAGATAAAATTGGGCAAATGTTAATATTAGGATTCCAGGGCAAAGTGGTTGACGAGAAATCACCTATTGCCCAGGCAATTGAGAAAAACAACATTGGTGGTGTTATTCTTTTTGATTTTAATCAGCAGTCACAAACTTTTGATAAAAATATAGAAAGTCCGGAACAAGTTAACCGGTTAAATAATCAGTTACAAACACTTACGCAAAAAGCCAATCGTAAATATCATAGAGATAATTTACCATTACTTATTTCTGTTGATTACGAGGGGGGAAACGTTAATCGATTGCATCCCCGTTATGGATTCCCTGAAATGCCTTCAGCAAAAGATATTGGCTCCATGTCTCTGGAAAGAGCTGATGCATCAGCAGAATTGATGGCAAATACTTTAAAATCAACAGGATTTAATTTGAATTTTTTCCCTGAATTAGATGTGAATATAAATCCAGATAATCCTATCATAGGCAAAAAAGACAGGAGTTTCTCTTCGATACCGGAAATTGTCACTCAATACGCGCAACTTTATACAGAGCAATTTATAAAACATCAAATACATTGTTCATATAAACATTTTCCTGGACATGGCAGTTCATTATCTGATTCACATTTGGGTTTTGTAGATATAAGTGACACCTGGAGCGAGCAAGAATTAATCCCTTTTTTACAATTATTATCTCAACCCAATCATTGCGATATGGTGATGATAGCTCATATTGTGAATAGAAAACTGGATATGACAGGGCTACCTGCCAGCCTTTCTTACCAGATCATTAACGGATTATTGCGTCGTGATTTAAAATTTGACGGGGTTGTTATCACCGATGATATGCAAATGAAAGCAATAACGAATTATTATGGATTAGAAACTGCTGTTACTCTTTCAATTAATGCAGGAGCAGATATGCTAATATTTGGTAATCAATTGGTAGAAAAATTTCAAGACTCGACAGAAATCATTGACATGATCGAGCAAAAAGTTCGATCGGGAGAGATTTCTGAACAAAGGATTAATGAAGCTTATCAACGAATTGTAAAAATGAAGAGGTCTTTTAATTATTAG
- the hisB gene encoding bifunctional histidinol-phosphatase/imidazoleglycerol-phosphate dehydratase HisB, with translation MKKILFIDRDGTLVEEPFDFQVDSLDKIKLTSGVIPALLQLQKAGFTFIMVSNQNGIGTVAFPEEDFAVCHEFILDLFSSQGILFDEIFICPHTPENNCICRKPKTGLLEPYLKETVFAKQYSWVIGDRDTDKEFADNLGVNFLPISKTHTWEMVASAIINDARKASVQRKTKETTIDLSVQLDSDQTSVIDTPIPFFTHMLEQVAKHGGFDLRLQASGDLEVDEHHLIEDTAIALGEAIRTALGDKWGINRYGYTLPMDESLATIAIDISGRSFCDFKGQFTREFIGGMATEMIPHFFQSLSSALGATIHIEVTGTNHHHMIEACFKVLGRALRQACSRTNNYLPSTKGVL, from the coding sequence ATGAAAAAGATTTTATTTATTGACCGCGATGGCACCTTAGTTGAAGAACCCTTTGATTTTCAAGTAGATTCTCTGGATAAAATTAAATTAACTTCTGGAGTAATACCAGCCCTATTGCAATTACAAAAAGCTGGCTTTACCTTCATTATGGTATCCAATCAAAATGGCATAGGAACCGTAGCTTTTCCAGAAGAGGATTTTGCTGTTTGCCATGAATTTATCCTGGATCTCTTTTCCTCTCAAGGGATTCTTTTTGATGAGATTTTTATATGCCCTCACACCCCAGAAAACAATTGTATTTGTAGAAAACCTAAAACTGGCTTGCTCGAACCTTACTTAAAAGAAACAGTATTTGCCAAACAATATTCATGGGTAATTGGCGACCGGGATACTGATAAAGAGTTTGCTGATAATCTGGGCGTTAATTTCTTGCCCATTTCGAAAACACATACTTGGGAAATGGTGGCTTCTGCAATTATCAACGATGCTCGCAAAGCGTCTGTGCAAAGAAAAACAAAAGAGACGACAATAGATTTGTCAGTTCAACTGGATAGCGATCAAACCAGTGTTATAGACACCCCTATCCCTTTCTTCACTCACATGTTGGAACAAGTAGCAAAGCACGGGGGCTTTGATTTACGATTACAAGCTTCCGGAGATTTGGAAGTAGATGAGCACCACTTGATTGAGGATACAGCCATTGCATTGGGGGAAGCAATTAGAACAGCGCTGGGTGACAAATGGGGAATTAATCGTTACGGTTATACCCTTCCTATGGATGAATCATTAGCTACCATTGCAATCGATATTAGCGGCAGAAGTTTTTGTGACTTCAAAGGTCAGTTTACTCGTGAATTTATTGGCGGTATGGCAACAGAAATGATCCCTCACTTTTTCCAATCGCTATCGAGCGCGTTGGGGGCAACTATCCATATCGAGGTAACAGGCACCAATCATCACCACATGATCGAAGCATGCTTCAAAGTTTTAGGTAGAGCCTTGCGACAGGCATGCTCAAGAACGAATAATTATCTACCTTCAACCAAGGGTGTATTATGA
- the hisF gene encoding imidazole glycerol phosphate synthase subunit HisF — protein sequence MLTKRIIPCLDVRDNQVVKGVKFRNHRIIGEILPLAAHYSASGADELVFYDITASSDDRSVCPDWVNKVAATINIPFTVAGGIRTLHQARLILNAGADKISINSPALENPSLINELSKEFGKQCMVIGVDSQWIVDDYYVYQYTGNENKSINSKRKTREWIYEIQDRGAGEIVLNCMQSDGVRMGYDIAQLSEMINLCHVPLIASGGAGKIDDFVEVFKKSHVSGALAASVFHDKILAINDIKLALQTENIEVRL from the coding sequence ATGTTAACGAAGCGAATCATTCCCTGTCTTGACGTTCGTGATAATCAGGTTGTCAAGGGAGTAAAATTTCGCAACCATAGAATAATTGGAGAGATACTCCCTTTGGCTGCTCACTACTCAGCATCAGGGGCTGATGAATTAGTATTTTATGATATTACTGCAAGTAGCGATGACCGATCTGTTTGTCCTGATTGGGTCAATAAAGTAGCGGCTACTATCAATATTCCATTTACAGTGGCTGGAGGCATCCGAACCTTGCATCAAGCAAGATTAATATTAAATGCCGGAGCAGATAAAATCTCAATCAACAGCCCTGCGTTGGAAAACCCTTCATTAATTAATGAATTGAGCAAAGAGTTTGGAAAACAATGTATGGTAATAGGAGTTGATAGTCAGTGGATAGTTGATGATTATTATGTCTATCAGTATACAGGCAATGAAAATAAAAGTATCAATTCAAAACGCAAAACTCGAGAATGGATATATGAAATTCAAGACCGCGGTGCTGGTGAGATAGTCCTTAATTGCATGCAATCTGATGGCGTTCGAATGGGATATGATATTGCACAGCTATCAGAAATGATTAACCTCTGCCACGTTCCCCTCATCGCATCGGGCGGTGCTGGAAAAATTGATGATTTTGTTGAGGTATTTAAAAAGTCTCATGTCAGTGGGGCTTTGGCAGCAAGCGTTTTTCATGACAAAATACTGGCAATCAATGACATAAAACTAGCATTACAAACAGAAAATATTGAGGTAAGACTATGA
- the hisIE gene encoding bifunctional phosphoribosyl-AMP cyclohydrolase/phosphoribosyl-ATP diphosphatase HisIE: protein MSDLDINSLDWQKMNGLLPAIIQNAENGKVLMLGYMNQEALIATLTTGQLTLYSRSRKRLWRKGESSGNSMALQHISADCDNDSLLIQVIPKGPACHLGYSTCYQPHNNYTLGFLDGLIELINERAEEKNPNSYTAQLLDSGVNRCAQKLGEESVETVIAAVSNNKEELINEASDLIYHLLVLLKACELSFYDVLLCLQARDRSVHT from the coding sequence ATGAGTGACTTGGACATTAACTCTCTTGATTGGCAAAAAATGAATGGACTATTGCCGGCAATAATCCAAAACGCAGAAAATGGTAAAGTATTGATGTTAGGTTATATGAATCAGGAAGCATTAATTGCCACACTAACTACAGGACAACTGACCTTATACAGCAGAAGTCGGAAAAGACTGTGGCGTAAGGGAGAGTCTTCCGGCAATAGTATGGCTCTACAACATATTAGTGCCGATTGCGACAATGACAGTCTTTTGATCCAGGTTATTCCTAAAGGGCCCGCTTGTCATTTAGGTTATTCAACCTGTTATCAGCCACATAATAATTATACTCTTGGGTTTCTTGATGGTTTGATTGAATTAATTAATGAACGTGCTGAGGAAAAAAATCCAAACAGTTATACTGCTCAACTCTTGGATTCTGGTGTGAACCGATGTGCTCAAAAATTAGGAGAAGAGTCGGTAGAAACAGTGATCGCTGCTGTGAGTAACAATAAAGAAGAACTTATCAACGAAGCGTCTGATTTAATTTATCATTTATTAGTGCTTCTCAAAGCTTGTGAGTTAAGTTTTTATGATGTTTTATTGTGTTTACAGGCAAGAGACAGAAGTGTACATACTTAA